The Methanothermobacter tenebrarum DNA segment TAGCCCTAATATCCGGTGCAGTAGTAGAAAGGATGAAATTCTCAGCATGGACAGCATTCATCATATTCTGGATAAGCCTAGTCTATGTACCAGTAGCACATTGGGTATGGGGTGGGGGCTTCCTAAGCCAACTCGGAGCCCTCGACTTCGCAGGTGGCACAGTAGTACACATAAATTCTGGTATAGCAGCACTAGCCCTAGTATACTTACTCGGTAAAAGAAAAGACACGAGACTCCTACCACACCATCTAGGATATTCTGTGATAGGCGCATCACTACTATGGTTCGGCTGGTTCGGATTCAACGCAGGATCGGCCCTCACAGCCAATGGACTGGCAGCATCAGCATTCCTCGTGACAAACACCGCAGCAGCAACTGCTATGATTTCATGGATAATCATAGATTACCTTAAAACAGGCAAACCCACCCTACTTGGTGCAATATCAGGTGCCATAGCAGGTCTCGTGGCCATAACACCAGCAGCAGGGTTCGTGACAGTACCAGCAGCAATCATAATAGGCTTGATCACCAGCATATTCTCATACCTTGCAGTCTCCGAATTAAAGGCAAAGGTTGGATACGATGATGCCTTGGACGTGTTCGGCATACATGGAGTCTCAGGCCTTTGGGGTTCAATAGCAACGGGCCTATTCGCAGCTCCATTTGTAAACGAACTTGGAACAGGCCTATTCTATGGCAACCCAAAACAATTATTCATACAAATATTAGCAGTGGTAATTGTAATGGCCTACTCATTTACAATGACATTAATCATAGGTAAATTGTTGGATATGACAATTGGGTTAAGGGTATCAGAAAAAGAGGAAATAGAAGGACTCGACACAAACTTACATGAAGAGACAGGATACAGACTATAAGGAGGAAATTAAATTGAAAGCTATAATCGCGATAATAAGACCTGAAAAACTTGAAAAGGTGAAAGAGAACCTTGTTAGGGTGGGATGTTATGGTATGACTGTCACCGAAGCGAAGGGGCGCG contains these protein-coding regions:
- a CDS encoding ammonium transporter, with the translated sequence MNTPINPGDTAWMLISTSLVLLMTVPGVALFYGGLTKKENVLNTMFMSLIAFALTSIIWVLYGYPLAFGSDLHGLIGNPTNLLMNNININSPTPLAPTIPALIYIGFQLTFAAITIALISGAVVERMKFSAWTAFIIFWISLVYVPVAHWVWGGGFLSQLGALDFAGGTVVHINSGIAALALVYLLGKRKDTRLLPHHLGYSVIGASLLWFGWFGFNAGSALTANGLAASAFLVTNTAAATAMISWIIIDYLKTGKPTLLGAISGAIAGLVAITPAAGFVTVPAAIIIGLITSIFSYLAVSELKAKVGYDDALDVFGIHGVSGLWGSIATGLFAAPFVNELGTGLFYGNPKQLFIQILAVVIVMAYSFTMTLIIGKLLDMTIGLRVSEKEEIEGLDTNLHEETGYRL